From one Variovorax sp. PBL-H6 genomic stretch:
- a CDS encoding RHS repeat domain-containing protein has protein sequence MNKKTAVLPAHASSSHAPMPSDRHVPTRMLSRTVLAACLCAAALAGHPANAGSVSYSYDALGRLASAVYSDGASTTTITYSYDAAGNRSSVAATSS, from the coding sequence ATGAATAAGAAGACTGCTGTATTGCCAGCGCATGCATCGAGCTCGCACGCACCGATGCCATCCGATCGCCATGTGCCGACACGGATGTTGAGCCGCACAGTTCTTGCCGCTTGCCTGTGCGCCGCCGCGCTCGCAGGCCATCCGGCCAACGCGGGTTCCGTGAGTTACAGCTACGACGCGCTGGGCCGACTGGCCAGTGCCGTGTACAGCGACGGCGCCTCCACCACCACGATCACCTACAGCTACGACGCAGCAGGCAATCGCAGCTCGGTCGCGGCCACCTCGTCGTAG
- the rsmI gene encoding 16S rRNA (cytidine(1402)-2'-O)-methyltransferase, whose product MTSLAPASFGAALPAARDAAGAQHYPEGTLYVVATPIGNLADITLRALHVLQLVDAVACEDTRHTQGLLRAYGIERPAASLLALHQHNEAEAAQAVIARLAAGERIAYVSDAGTPGVSDPGARLATAVRAAGLRVLPLPGASSVTTLVSAAGLIAGGDAESAFVFAGFLPAKPGERDAAVQTLAAEPRSVVLLEAPHRIEALARSLAVLGERRVTVGRELTKQFEEIATLPAAELPAWLAASRDRTRGEFALALHPAPAAGDDDAEARRVLQLLLAELPLKSAVRLAAEISGAPRNALYELALRLREDER is encoded by the coding sequence TTGACCTCCCTCGCCCCTGCTTCCTTCGGCGCAGCCCTTCCGGCAGCGCGCGATGCCGCGGGCGCGCAGCATTATCCCGAAGGCACGCTGTACGTCGTCGCCACGCCGATCGGTAACCTGGCGGACATCACGCTGCGCGCGCTCCACGTGCTGCAGCTGGTCGATGCCGTGGCCTGCGAGGACACGCGGCACACGCAGGGCCTGCTGCGCGCCTACGGCATCGAGCGGCCCGCGGCCAGCCTGCTGGCGCTGCACCAGCACAACGAGGCCGAGGCGGCGCAGGCCGTGATCGCGCGGCTCGCCGCCGGTGAGCGCATCGCCTATGTCAGTGATGCCGGCACCCCCGGCGTCAGCGACCCGGGCGCACGCTTGGCCACCGCGGTGCGCGCAGCGGGCCTGCGCGTGCTGCCGCTGCCGGGCGCGAGCAGCGTGACCACGCTCGTGTCGGCCGCAGGGCTGATCGCTGGCGGCGATGCCGAGAGTGCCTTCGTCTTCGCCGGCTTCCTGCCCGCCAAGCCCGGCGAGCGCGATGCCGCCGTGCAGACGCTCGCCGCCGAGCCTCGCAGTGTGGTGCTGCTGGAGGCGCCGCATCGCATCGAGGCGCTGGCGCGCTCGCTGGCCGTGCTGGGCGAACGGCGCGTGACGGTCGGGCGCGAGCTCACCAAGCAGTTCGAGGAAATCGCCACGCTGCCCGCCGCCGAGCTGCCCGCCTGGCTCGCGGCCAGCCGCGACCGCACGCGCGGCGAGTTCGCGCTGGCGCTGCATCCTGCGCCGGCGGCAGGGGACGACGACGCCGAAGCCCGGCGCGTCCTGCAGTTGCTGCTCGCCGAGCTGCCGCTCAAGAGCGCGGTGCGCCTCGCGGCCGAGATCAGCGGCGCGCCGCGCAACGCGCTCTACGAGCTGGCGCTGCGCCTGCGCGAAGACGAGCGCTGA
- a CDS encoding YraN family protein has translation MAEATTKQRGDAAEAAALAHLQSAGLVLVARNYRTPGRGGGEIDLIMREPRDGTLVFVEVRHRAGASHGGAASSITGVKRRRIVFAARHYLSRLRTLPPCRFDVVLVEAHIEWIRAAFDAD, from the coding sequence GTGGCCGAGGCCACCACCAAGCAGCGCGGCGATGCGGCCGAGGCGGCCGCGCTCGCGCATCTGCAGTCGGCCGGCCTGGTGCTGGTCGCGCGCAATTATCGAACCCCGGGCCGCGGTGGCGGCGAGATCGACCTGATCATGCGCGAGCCGCGCGACGGCACGCTGGTCTTCGTCGAGGTGCGCCATCGCGCCGGGGCAAGCCATGGCGGCGCGGCCTCCAGCATCACCGGCGTGAAGCGGCGGCGCATCGTCTTCGCGGCGCGACACTACCTGAGCCGCCTGCGCACGCTGCCGCCCTGCCGCTTCGACGTGGTGCTGGTCGAGGCGCACATCGAATGGATCCGCGCCGCCTTCGATGCCGATTGA